In Penaeus monodon isolate SGIC_2016 chromosome 7, NSTDA_Pmon_1, whole genome shotgun sequence, the following are encoded in one genomic region:
- the LOC119575033 gene encoding uncharacterized protein LOC119575033, with translation MKHLVALAVWCIVLAAALATSSGKRQPGHASPSDRRPTLYRHALGRRLRSGSAEARAADQDAVLAMLLQSTNTSVEESFEADEKPHRPRHSSAAVAKTSSALEHALGVSSSMSKRSSTSPSPPPSSELGNKCTSVKAAGTMRTGHGEPDRVIDIAVITPCNATDQFSRLRVMPVVELAVRHLRRTGLRGPLSNYTINVRYRDSFSSSTYGPLAAVDLYFNNAAGEYKA, from the coding sequence ATGAAGCACCTCGTCGCCCTCGCCGTCTGGTGTATCGTCCTGGCGGCGGCCCTCGCCACGTCCTCCGGCAAAAGGCAGCCCGGACACGCGTCGCCTTCCGACCGCCGCCCCACGCTCTACAGGCACGCCCTCGGGAGACGCCTTAGGAGCGGCTCCGCCGAGGCAAGGGCGGCTGATCAGGATGCCGTGTTGGCCATGCTCCTGCAGAGCACCAACACCTCGGTAGAGGAGAGCTTCGAGGCCGACGAGAAGCCGCACCGGCCCAGACACTCCTCGGCCGCGGTAGCGAAGACCTCGTCGGCCCTTGAACACGCCCTCGGCGTCAGCAGCAGCATGAGCAAAAGGTCGTCGACCTCGCCGTCGCCGCCTCCCTCGTCGGAGCTGGGCAACAAGTGCACTTCGGTGAAGGCTGCGGGCACGATGCGCACGGGGCACGGCGAGCCCGACCGCGTAATCGACATCGCCGTCATCACGCCCTGCAACGCCACCGACCAGTTCTCGCGGCTGCGGGTGATGCCCGTGGTGGAGCTGGCCGTGCGGCACCTGCGGCGGACGGGCCTCAGGGGGCCGCTCTCGAACTACACCATCAACGTCAGATACAGAGactccttctcgtcctccaccTACGGCCCGCTGGCGGCCGTCGACCTCTACTTCAACAACGCCGCAGGTGAGTACAAAGCTTAG